TCCAGGCGCTGACCGTCCAGGCGCTCGACGCGCGGCGTGACGCGGGTTTCGGGGTTGTAGGCAGCCAGCGTGTCGCGCCCCGATTCGGCCTTGGGCCGGCCGACGCTGGCGTCGACGTGCAATATCTGGCGCTGCAGGTTGCTGAGCTCGACGATGTCGTCATCGGCCAGGGTGATGTCGCCCACCCCCGCGGTGGCCAGGTACAGCGCCGCGGGCGACCCCAGGCCGCCCGCACCAACGATCAGGACCTTGCCGGCCAGGAATTTTTCCTGGCCTTCGATGCCCAGCTCGTCGAGCAGGATGTGCCGGGCATAGCGCAGCAACTGCTGGTCGTTCATTTTTCCTTGGCGGGCTGGACTCCGGACGGCGTGATGGTCAGGCGCTCGGGCGTGCCGACGCCCGGCTTGGCCGAGGCCTTGGCCTGCGCGCGCGCGCTGCCCTTCTGCACCGGCTTGCCGGCCAGCAGGTTCAGGGCCTGCTGCAGTTGGAAATCGTCTTTGCCGCCGAACTCGAACATCTTGACCGGCGCGGGCGTGTCGGGGGCGTCGGGCGAAGACTTGACCTCGTCGCTCTGGTTGTTGGCCAGGTGGCGCTGCAGGTCGGCTTCGCGCGGCAGGCGGAACAGGTCGCCTTCGGCGGTGTCGGCCACCACGTAGTCGGGCTCGATGCCGGTGGCCTGGATGGAACGGCCGCTGGGCGTGAAATAGCGCGACGTGGTGAGCTTGACGCCGGTGTCCTGGGAAAGCGGCAGGATGATCTGCACCGAGCCCTTGCCGAACGTGCGGTTGCCCAGCACCTTGGCGCGCTTGTGGTCTTGCAGGGCGCCCGCCACGATTTCAGAGGCCGAGGCCGAGCCCACGTTGACCAGCACCACCATGGGCACCTTCTTGACCCATGCGGGCAGGCCCGACAGGTAGTTGCCTTCGCCGCGCGCATACTCGGCCGGCGTGGCCAGGTACTTGTGGCGCGAATCGGGCGTGCGGCCGTCGGTGGACACCACCAGCACGTCGGGCGGCAGGAACGCCGCGGCCACGCCGATGGCGCTGGTAAGCAGGCCGCCCGGGTCGTTGCGCAGGTCGAGCACCAGGCTCTTGGGTTCGGCCTTGGCGCCCAGTTCTTTCAGCTGGCGGGCCAGGTCGGCGCCGGTTTTTTCCTGGAACTGCGCGATGCGCACGTAGGCCACGCCGTTGTCGAGCATCTTGCTGCGCACGCTGCGCACCTTGATGATGTCGCGCACGATGTGCACCACCACCGGCTGCGGGTTGTCGGCGCGCATGATGGTCAGCGTGATGGGCGTCTTGGGGGCGCCGCGCATGAGCTTGACCGCTTCGCTCAGCGACATGCCCTTGGTGGGCGTGTCGTCGATCTTGATGATGAGGTCGCCGGCCAGCACGCCGGCGCGCGCGGCCGGCGTGTCTTCGATGGGCGAGATGACCTTGACGAAGCCGTCTTCGGCGCCGACCTCGATGCCCAGGCCGCCGAATTCGCCCTGCGTGGTGGTCTGCATTTCGCGGAACGCGTCGGCATCCAGGTAGGCGGAATGGGGGTCCAGGTTGGACACCATGCCCGAAATGGCATTGTCGATCAGGGTCTTGTCGTCGACCGCCTCGACGTAGTTGTTCTTGATGGCGGCGAACACGTTGCTGAGCTGCCTGAGTTCATCGAGCGGCAGCGGGCTGCCGCGCTGCGCCAGTGCCGTGACACCTACGCTGAGCAAGATGCCCGCCACCACGCCGATGGCAACCAAACCGAAACCGCGAAACTTGCGAGTGCCCATGCACACTTCCTGATTTTGATACCGGGTTATAGGGCCAGCCATTGGGCCGGATCCACCGGAGCGCCACGATAGCGAATCTCAAAGTATAGGCCCGATTCCACCTGCCCGCCGGTGGCGCCCACCGTGGCGATGGCGTCACCCGCGGCGACCGGGTCTCCGACCTGCTTGAGCAGGCTCTGGTTGTAAGCGTACACGGTCAGGTACTGCTTGCCGTGGTCGACGATGATCAGGTTGCCGAAGCCCCGCAGCCAATTGGCATAAACCACCGTGCCCGGCGCCACGGCCTTGACCGGCGTGCCGGCGGCCGCGCGCAGCACGATGCCGCGCCAGACGCCGCCGTCGGGCCGGTCGACCCCGAAACGCCCCTGTACCGTACCACGCACCGGCACCGGCAGGCCGTGGTGCAGGCCGTTGCCGCCCCCGGGCGGCGGAGCGGCCGCCCGGCGGGGGGCCGGGCGGCGGGCGGCTTCGTCGTCGGGCGTGTCGCCGGCGGCATCGTCGGGCCGGGCGGCGGGGCGCGCATCCGATGGCGGCGCGACCCGCCCCGAGCCGGAGCCGGCCGGCTTCAGCCCGGCGGCGTCGGGATCGGCCAGCGCCACGGGGCCGCGCTCGCGCTCGCGCGCGGCGGCGGCCTCGACCTGCTCGCGCGCCCGCGCCGCGTCGCGCGCCTCTTCGCTGCGGCGCGCCTGGCGCGCGGCTTCGGCGCGGCGCTCGGCTTCGGCCTTGCGGCGGGCCTCTTCGGCCAGGCGGGCTTCCTGGGCGCGCCGCACGGCCTCGGCGCGGCGGCGGGCCTCTTCGGCGCGGCGCGCGGCTTCCGCCTGCTCGGCGATGGCGGTTTCCAGATCGCCGATCAGGCGCGACAGGCGGTTGTCGTCGCGGCCCAGCTGGCGGGCCTCGGCGCGCTGCGCGGCAATCTGCCCTTCCAGGCGCGCCAGCAGCGTGGCGCGTTCTTTCTGCTGGGCCACCAGTTCGGTTTTCTGTTCGGCGGCCTCGGCCGCCATGGCCTGGATGTCGGCCCGGCGCGCATCGGCCTGGCCCTGCAGCTGCGCCAGGCGGTCGATGTCCTGCCGCAGCGCGTGCACCGCCTGGGCGCGGGCCCGCGACACATAGCCCAGGTAGCCCAGGTTGCGCCCCAGCTGCTGGGGGTCGTCGCCCGACAGCAGCGCGGTCCAGGGCGACAGGCCGCTGGTGTACTGCGTGCGCAGTTGTTCGGCCAGCTGGGCGCGGCGCTGTTGCAGGGCTTGCTGCTGCTCGCCGATCTGGCGGTTCAGGCCGGCCAGCTCGGCCTCGGCGCGGCGATTGTCGTCGGCCAGCTCGCGCAGGCGGCGATTGATGCGCGAAATGGCCGACTCGGATTCTTTCAGGGCATCGGCCGCCTCTTTGCGGGCGGCCTCGCGGCCGTCGATTTCTTTTTGCAGCGAACCGATGCGGTCGCGCAGCGCGGCTTGCTGCTTTTCGGCCTCGGACTGGCGGTCGGCCAGCTCAGAAGACGCCGCCATGGCCGGCCACGGCGCCGCCGCCACCGCCGCCATCAACAGCAAACCCGCCGCAAACCGCATGAATCAGTCCTTTTTTGCCTTGCCCTGGGCCGCGACCGCCGCCATGGCGGCTTCGATTTCAGCGGCATCGCCCAGATAATAATGGCGGATCGGGCGCAGCGCGTCGTCAAGTTCATATACCAGCGGCTGGCCGGTGGGAATATTCAGGCCCACGATGTCGTCGTCCGAGATATTGTCCAGGTGCTTGATCAGGGCGCGCAGGCTGTTGCCGTGCGCGGCCACCAGCACCCGGCGGCCGGCGCGGATGGCCGGGGCGATCGAATCGTTCCAGAACGGCAGCACCCGCGCCACCGTGTCTTGCAGGCATTCGGTGGCCGGCAGCTGGTCGGCCGGGATCTTGGCGTAGCGGCCATCGAAGCGCGGATGGCGCTCGTCGTCCAGCGGCAGCGGCTCGGGCGCGATGGCGTAGGCGCGGCGCCAGATCAGCACTTGCTCGTCGCCGTACTTGGCGGCCGTCTCGGCCTTGTTCAGGCCCTGCAAATTGCCATAATGGCGCTCGTTCAGGCGCCAGCTGATGCCCACCGGGGTGTACATGGCGTCCATGGCGTCCAGCGCGATCCAGAGGGTGCGGATGGCGCGCTTCAGTACCGAGGTATAGGCCAGGTCGAATTCGTAGCCTTCTTTCTTGAGCAGCTCGCCGGCCTTGCGGGCCTGTTCGCGGCCGGTATCGGTCAGGTCCACGTCAGTCCAGCCCGTGAAGCGGTTTTCCAGGTTCCACTGGCTTTCGCCGTGACGCATCAGAACGAGTTTGTGCATGGTTTTCAGCCGCGCGCGGGCGGGTTTGAAGTTAAAGAATGGGCTCATTTTATAATTGAGCGATTTTGCCCCTGGTTTTCACCCCGGCAGGCGGTTGGCGCCGCCCGCCGGCCCAGGCCGGGCCGCCGTTTCCAGGCGGGCTGCGCACCCCTTGCAGGCCCGCCGCACTTTCAGTTCAGGAACCTCCGTGGATCTTCTGCAATTTTTGGTAGACAAAAACAACATCTTCATCGTCGCCGTGGCCGTGGTTTCGGGCGTCATGCTGGCCGTGCCGGCCCTGCGCAAGGGCCGCAGCGGCTCGGGCATCAGCACCTCGGAAGCCATCCAGATGATCAACCAGCGCCAGGCCGTATGGGTCGACGTGCGCCCGGCCGAGCAGTTCCGCGCCGGCCACATCGCCCAGGCACGCAATATGCCGGCAGCCGAAGTCGAGCAGAAGGCCGGTTCGCTGCCCAAGAACAAGCCCCTGGTGCTGGTGTGCGAAACCGGCCGCGATGCCGGCCGCGTGGCCAGCCGCCTGCGCTCGCAGGGGTTTGCCGAGGTGGCCGTCATGGAAG
This genomic window from Bordetella petrii contains:
- the gpmA gene encoding 2,3-diphosphoglycerate-dependent phosphoglycerate mutase, which produces MHKLVLMRHGESQWNLENRFTGWTDVDLTDTGREQARKAGELLKKEGYEFDLAYTSVLKRAIRTLWIALDAMDAMYTPVGISWRLNERHYGNLQGLNKAETAAKYGDEQVLIWRRAYAIAPEPLPLDDERHPRFDGRYAKIPADQLPATECLQDTVARVLPFWNDSIAPAIRAGRRVLVAAHGNSLRALIKHLDNISDDDIVGLNIPTGQPLVYELDDALRPIRHYYLGDAAEIEAAMAAVAAQGKAKKD
- a CDS encoding S41 family peptidase is translated as MGTRKFRGFGLVAIGVVAGILLSVGVTALAQRGSPLPLDELRQLSNVFAAIKNNYVEAVDDKTLIDNAISGMVSNLDPHSAYLDADAFREMQTTTQGEFGGLGIEVGAEDGFVKVISPIEDTPAARAGVLAGDLIIKIDDTPTKGMSLSEAVKLMRGAPKTPITLTIMRADNPQPVVVHIVRDIIKVRSVRSKMLDNGVAYVRIAQFQEKTGADLARQLKELGAKAEPKSLVLDLRNDPGGLLTSAIGVAAAFLPPDVLVVSTDGRTPDSRHKYLATPAEYARGEGNYLSGLPAWVKKVPMVVLVNVGSASASEIVAGALQDHKRAKVLGNRTFGKGSVQIILPLSQDTGVKLTTSRYFTPSGRSIQATGIEPDYVVADTAEGDLFRLPREADLQRHLANNQSDEVKSSPDAPDTPAPVKMFEFGGKDDFQLQQALNLLAGKPVQKGSARAQAKASAKPGVGTPERLTITPSGVQPAKEK
- a CDS encoding rhodanese-like domain-containing protein: MDLLQFLVDKNNIFIVAVAVVSGVMLAVPALRKGRSGSGISTSEAIQMINQRQAVWVDVRPAEQFRAGHIAQARNMPAAEVEQKAGSLPKNKPLVLVCETGRDAGRVASRLRSQGFAEVAVMEGGMRAWSSANLPVTQKS
- a CDS encoding murein hydrolase activator EnvC family protein; the protein is MRFAAGLLLMAAVAAAPWPAMAASSELADRQSEAEKQQAALRDRIGSLQKEIDGREAARKEAADALKESESAISRINRRLRELADDNRRAEAELAGLNRQIGEQQQALQQRRAQLAEQLRTQYTSGLSPWTALLSGDDPQQLGRNLGYLGYVSRARAQAVHALRQDIDRLAQLQGQADARRADIQAMAAEAAEQKTELVAQQKERATLLARLEGQIAAQRAEARQLGRDDNRLSRLIGDLETAIAEQAEAARRAEEARRRAEAVRRAQEARLAEEARRKAEAERRAEAARQARRSEEARDAARAREQVEAAAARERERGPVALADPDAAGLKPAGSGSGRVAPPSDARPAARPDDAAGDTPDDEAARRPAPRRAAAPPPGGGNGLHHGLPVPVRGTVQGRFGVDRPDGGVWRGIVLRAAAGTPVKAVAPGTVVYANWLRGFGNLIIVDHGKQYLTVYAYNQSLLKQVGDPVAAGDAIATVGATGGQVESGLYFEIRYRGAPVDPAQWLAL